The Epilithonimonas zeae genome contains the following window.
CTGATTTGGTCCAAATTGGCTGTATCAATAAAAAATTTCATATATAGGTTTTTATAAAATTGTTTTGTAAATATAGGTATTTAAAAAGCATTGTGGAAATAAAAAAGAAGCCCTAAGGCTTCTTTTAAGTTATTTCATTCCAGCTTCTTTTGCTTTGAACTCGTTGTACTTTGCCGTGTTTTGAGTGGTCATATACATTCCTTTTAGGAGTGTTACAACTTCTTTGTTATTAGGCTCATTAGCATAAAGTTTTTCAGCATAAGGCAAAGCTTTTTGGAATCTGGCTCTTCTTTGCTCCAGAATTTTATTTGCTTCATCTATTTTTCCCGCTTTTTTCAAATCTCTGTATTGATTGATTGCAGCTTCGTCTTCTCCTAAAATTGCAAAAACCAAGTTGTTAAGTGCGTTAGGAAATTTAGAATCAATCTCTACTAATTTTTTGAAAGTAGCTTCAGCTTCAGCTTGTTTTGCCGGATCTTTACTTAGCATAACACCAAGATTATAAAGACTTTCTTTATCGTTTGGATTAGCAGCGATTTTTGCTTTCAAGTTATTTACAAACTCATCCGTTTTTCCGGATTTGAAATAAGAATTGCTTTGAACCTGACCTAAAGACTGATTTTTAGGGAATTTTTTTAAGCCTTCCTCTGCAACTTTTCCTGCTTCCTCATATTTCTGTTGTTCAAATAATAATGATGCAGTTACTTCATAAAGTTCTTCTTGCTTGCTTGGTGTTTTCTCAATTTTGAAATCTGTATAACCAGCATTTGCTTTTTTATAAAGATCAAAAGCTGCTTTGTCTAAAGTTTCTACTTGTCCAGATTTGGTGTTTTTTGCTGTATAAACAGTTTCTTCTCCTGTATAATTGGATTTAATTAAAGATTGAAGAATATCAGTCGATTGAGCTTTTTTATCGGGAGTTTGAGCATAAGCTACACCAGCGTAATAAAGGAAATTTTTATTATCCTGTCCTGCTGCTTTGAACAAATAATAAGTCTCAGCGAACTTTGCACCAGCCACGTCAAACTTTTTGTTATTATAGTTGGTTGTTGCTTCTTCATTTGCTTTTCTTAAAAGCGGATCAATTGCTCCTCTTAATTTTTCCGTCAAAGAAGGTGTATATTTTTCCTCTTTCAAAGAAAGACCACTTCCAGACTTATCAGCAGCATCTTTCCCAACAAAATACACTTTATTCTTTTCTGCATCTTTTCCAGAATAAATGGTTTCATTGCCTAAAGTTGCAATTTTAGCAAGATATTCTGCGCCTTCAATATTTTTTCCAGCTTTCAAAAGAGACAATCCTTTTGCGTAATAATATTGCTCAAGGACAGAAGGTTCCAACAAAAAAGTTTTGTCACCAAAAATACCTTCCGCTTTTGAAATTTCAGTATTTGCAGTTGTAAGATCTCCTGAATCAACTGCTTTTACAGCATTAGCAATTTCTTTTTTCTGCGCATTCATCAATGCTACAGATAGAACTGCTAGACTTAAAATTAATCTTTTCATATTAAACTTTTAATTTTTTATTCGTTATCTTCTGATTCCTCAGTGTTTTCTGGTGCTTCGTCAGTCGTATTGTTTACTTCTTCTGAGTCACCGATATTTAATTGGTTATCGCCAGTTTGTTCTTCTGCTGAGAATTCTGGATTATTGCTGTCGTTTTCTAAACCTTCTTCGTTTTCTTCCTCTACATCTCGGTCCATTTCCACTTTAGCAATAGCTGCGATTTCGTCTTTAGTTTTTAGGTTAATGACTTTCACACCTTGAGTATTTCTACCCATCACACGCATCTCATTCATATTCATTCGGATGGCAACACCAGATTTGTTGATGATCATCAATCCATCTTCGTCTGTTACACTTTGGATGGCGATTAGATTTCCTGTTTTTTCTGTAATGTTAAGCGTGATAACACCTTTTCCGCCACGGTTGGTGA
Protein-coding sequences here:
- a CDS encoding tetratricopeptide repeat protein; its protein translation is MKRLILSLAVLSVALMNAQKKEIANAVKAVDSGDLTTANTEISKAEGIFGDKTFLLEPSVLEQYYYAKGLSLLKAGKNIEGAEYLAKIATLGNETIYSGKDAEKNKVYFVGKDAADKSGSGLSLKEEKYTPSLTEKLRGAIDPLLRKANEEATTNYNNKKFDVAGAKFAETYYLFKAAGQDNKNFLYYAGVAYAQTPDKKAQSTDILQSLIKSNYTGEETVYTAKNTKSGQVETLDKAAFDLYKKANAGYTDFKIEKTPSKQEELYEVTASLLFEQQKYEEAGKVAEEGLKKFPKNQSLGQVQSNSYFKSGKTDEFVNNLKAKIAANPNDKESLYNLGVMLSKDPAKQAEAEATFKKLVEIDSKFPNALNNLVFAILGEDEAAINQYRDLKKAGKIDEANKILEQRRARFQKALPYAEKLYANEPNNKEVVTLLKGMYMTTQNTAKYNEFKAKEAGMK